One region of Eupeodes corollae chromosome 1, idEupCoro1.1, whole genome shotgun sequence genomic DNA includes:
- the LOC129941637 gene encoding beta-1,3-galactosyltransferase brn, whose amino-acid sequence MFPRSNLYSKLKFVAIVLLIIFFIDYFGILTHMFELDYYRLFNYPLQGDILQYSHRVRFHQEVDVKPINLYNYTFLEKCHQKCVEDGGSPISPKITLIVKSAMANFERRHAIRQSWGYEQRFSDVIIRTVFMLGISNNQELQKHIKIESRQYNDIVQSNFEDTYFNNTIKTMMGFRWAVEVCPTSKFYMFVDDDYYVSPKNALRFIENPESYPRNLDEADETLRKLGGRFKNRLYFNKFPEALAQLDAADRRILSQGHSNFYEDSEIPAAANIIPEDDYKKQSPLLVDSYNDKLFAGFVFHSSPHRHKPSKWYVSLAEYPFHMWPPYVTAGAFILSREALFEMYFASMYVKHFRFDDVYLGLVALKAKIELHHCEEFYFHRPTYSGPYSYRYVVASHGFEDPKELIKTWNECRSAGHA is encoded by the coding sequence ATGTTTCCTCGATCTAATTTATATtctaagttaaaatttgttgccATCGTGCTACTTATCATCTTTTTCATCGATTACTTTGGCATCCTGACTCACATGTTTGAATTGGATTATTATCGCCTGTTTAATTATCCACTTCAAGGAGATATATTGCAATACTCACATCGCGTTAGATTCCACCAGGAGGTCGATGTAAAGCCAATAAATCTTTACAACTACACATTCCTCGAGAAGTGTCATCAGAAATGCGTCGAGGATGGGGGATCACCAATATCGCCAAAAATCACACTTATAGTTAAATCAGCGATGGCAAATTTCGAACGTCGGCACGCGATACGTCAATCATGGGGCTACGAACAACGCTTTTCCGATGTCATAATCAGGACCGTTTTTATGTTGGGTATTTCCAACAATCAGGAGCTTCAGAAACATATCAAAATCGAATCGAGGCAATACAATGATATAGTACAATCAAACTTTGAGGATACCTACTTTAATAATACAATAAAGACTATGATGGGTTTTAGGTGGGCAGTTGAAGTTTGTCCCACCAGCAAATTCTATATGTTCGTAGACGACGACTATTATGTCTCTCCTAAGAATGCTCTTCGATTCATAGAAAACCCAGAAAGTTACCCGAGAAATTTAGACGAAGCCGATGAAACTCTGCGAAAGCTGGGTGGACGGTTTAAAAATagactttattttaataaattcccCGAAGCATTGGCTCAACTTGATGCTGCAGATCGGAGAATACTTTCACAAGGTCATAGCAATTTCTATGAAGACTCTGAGATTCCTGCAGCAGCAAATATCATCCCTGAGGATGATTATAAAAAGCAAAGTCCTTTGCTCGTAGATAGTTATAATGATAAACTTTTCGCTGGATTTGTCTTCCATTCGTCGCCTCATAGACACAAACCAAGCAAGTGGTATGTGAGTTTAGCCGAATATCCATTCCATATGTGGCCACCGTATGTTACGGCTGGAGCTTTTATACTTTCAAGGGAGGCACTCTTTGAAATGTATTTCGCAAGTATGTATGTGAAGCATTTTCGATTCGACGATGTCTATTTGGGTTTGGTTGCTTTGAAGGCAAAAATCGAATTGCATCATTGTGAGGAGTTCTATTTCCATAGGCCAACTTATTCCGGTCCCTACAGCTATCGGTATGTTGTAGCATCACATGGATTTGAAGATCCAAAAGAACTGATAAAAACGTGGAATGAATGTCGATCGGCTGGTCATGCTTGA